Proteins encoded together in one Thermodesulfobacteriota bacterium window:
- a CDS encoding carbonic anhydrase — protein sequence MGRGRCFLVVTGLWWALAAGGPAEAELPVQGKVAAGQPPFAIVELLVAGNDKALPAAVAIPAGELAPAVTWLADCDPRVQPGLFLADGPGQLYSVRTLGPELTPVAAAVDFGVFGLRTPVLLITGQTDSPILALALAPERAVDAGLRRVVDRLAAVMPPGLDAGDGERLLQAAEALVDSLVAEGVARYQERVTTGRLTVVGAIIDLENRYGRGGGRLVLINVNNETDDATLRKLPIMARLDAARRALAVGRRR from the coding sequence ATGGGCAGGGGAAGATGCTTCCTGGTGGTGACTGGCCTGTGGTGGGCTTTGGCTGCCGGTGGCCCGGCGGAGGCGGAGCTGCCCGTCCAGGGCAAGGTGGCCGCGGGCCAGCCGCCTTTTGCCATCGTCGAGCTCCTGGTGGCCGGGAACGACAAGGCCCTGCCCGCCGCCGTGGCGATACCGGCCGGGGAGCTGGCGCCGGCGGTCACCTGGCTGGCGGACTGCGATCCCCGGGTGCAGCCCGGGCTTTTCCTGGCGGACGGCCCGGGACAGCTGTACTCCGTGCGCACCCTGGGACCCGAGCTGACGCCGGTGGCGGCGGCGGTGGACTTCGGGGTTTTCGGGCTGCGCACCCCGGTTCTTCTCATCACCGGCCAGACGGACAGCCCGATCCTGGCGTTGGCCCTCGCCCCCGAGCGGGCCGTGGACGCCGGCTTGCGCCGGGTGGTGGATCGTCTGGCCGCGGTTATGCCGCCTGGCCTGGATGCCGGCGATGGCGAACGGCTGCTGCAGGCCGCGGAGGCCCTGGTGGACAGCCTGGTGGCGGAGGGTGTCGCCCGCTATCAGGAGCGGGTGACCACCGGCCGGCTGACCGTGGTGGGGGCGATCATCGATCTGGAGAACCGTTACGGCCGGGGAGGGGGGCGGCTGGTGCTCATCAACGTCAACAACGAGACCGATGACGCCACCCTCCGGAAGCTGCCGATCATGGCCCGCCTGGACGCTGCCCGCCGGGCCCTGGCCGTGGGCAGGCGGCGGTAG
- a CDS encoding CBS domain-containing protein, with the protein MHAKDLMIPLLEFLTPATPLKEAANLLRTAKRDEDKCGVKGLPVLDPQGAMVGFLSIGDILKAVFPPYMQLMDLGEFTWDGMVETMAKRCAAKTVAELMTRRVVTVPAEAPLMECVDHMLKHNVKRLPVVRPDGKVIGILYERDVFFAIAKAMQDNNAGGGQ; encoded by the coding sequence ATGCACGCCAAAGATCTCATGATCCCCCTCCTGGAGTTCCTCACCCCGGCGACCCCCTTGAAGGAGGCCGCCAACCTCCTGCGCACCGCCAAGCGGGACGAGGACAAGTGCGGGGTCAAGGGCCTGCCGGTCCTGGACCCCCAGGGCGCCATGGTGGGCTTCCTGTCCATCGGCGACATTCTCAAAGCGGTCTTCCCGCCTTACATGCAGCTCATGGACCTGGGCGAGTTCACCTGGGATGGCATGGTGGAGACCATGGCCAAACGATGCGCCGCAAAGACGGTGGCCGAGCTCATGACCCGGCGGGTGGTCACGGTGCCCGCCGAGGCGCCCCTCATGGAGTGCGTGGACCACATGCTCAAGCACAACGTCAAGAGGCTGCCGGTGGTGCGGCCGGACGGCAAGGTGATCGGCATCCTCTACGAGCGGGATGTCTTCTTTGCCATCGCCAAGGCGATGCAGGACAACAATGCCGGAGGTGGCCAATGA